The Roseibium sp. Sym1 nucleotide sequence GGTCTGCGTTTGGGTGAGGGCAGTTGAAACACGCTCTCCCTACCTCAGCCGCGCATCCTTCAGCGCCTCCAGCAGCATCTCCGTTTCCCTGGCCTTGTTGCCGCCGGCATCCGGCACTTCGACATAGGAGACGTTGACCGCGTTGTCCGGAGAGGCGAGCACCACGGTGAAATAGATCCAGACGCCCTTGTTGAAGAACTCAAGGTCGAGGGAGACCTTGGGGGCTTTTTCCCAGTCCAGGTCCGCCTGGGCGGCCATGGAGTAGCGCAGCGACCCTTCCTTGAAAAAGAGCTCCGCAGAGGTCTTGACCAGTTCCTCGATGTTGCCGTGACGGTCGGAGCGGATATAGGCGATGAAATCTATCGCATCGACGAGTTTCAGGTCCTCGATGAAATCGGTGAGGGCGGCGGCGATGGCGACCTGGCGCTGTCGGTCGTTTTCCAAGGGTGACGGCTTTCCGCCTTTGCCTTCAGGCATATCGTGCATTCCCCGGACCTCCAAATACATAAAATTATACAGAAGTATTGGACTGGCGTGAGTACACGTAGCAAATGATTTCCGCAACTGCCCTGTAGAATTCCGGCGGGATCATTTTCTCCAACTCAGTGGCCGCAAACAGGGACCGGGCCAACTGGCGGTCTTCGATCACGGGAATGTCATTCGCCTCCGCGATTTCCCGGATCTTGAGCGCAATCAGGTCCTGCCCCTTTGCTACAACAGTCGGGGCGGGGTTTTGATCCCCGTCATAACGCAGTGCGACGGCGAAGTGTGTCGGATTGGCAACAACCAGCGTTGCCTGGGGCACCGCGGCGATCATGCGGTTGCGGGCGCGGTCACGGGCCAGGGATTTCTGACGTGCCTTGACGATCGGGTCGCCCTCCATCTGCTTGTGCTCGTCCTTGATCTCCTGCTTGCTCATGCGCAGGTTCTTGCGCCAATGGGCGCGTGACCACAGGATATCGACGGTGACGAGCAGGATGGTGACGATGCAGACACCTGCGATCAGCTTCATGGAGATCTGCAGGATCACTTCCGGCAGGGCACTTGGGTCGGTGAACATGGCGTTGATCAATTCCGCTTCATTCGCCCGGAACTGGCCATAGACAATGGCGCTGACCGCGGAGAACTTGAAAACCGCCTTGAGGAATTCCACGAGACCCTGGGCTCCGAAAATCCGGTTCCAGCCCTTGATGAGCGAGAGTTTCGAGAAGTCCGGCTTGATCCGGTGAAGGACAAAGCGGGGCGTGTTCTGGAGAAAGGCCGACGTGAGGCCGGCCGCCGCGAGCAGGGCGACGATCGGCGCCAGGAAGGTAAGCACCTCGACGGAGACCACGTGAGTGAGCAGAAGTGCGTCGGCGCTGTTTCCAAGATCCACTCCTCCTGAAATGTCCAGGAGATGCGTCAGCTTTTCAATCAGCTGACGCACCGCCGCGGTCAGAACAAAACTTCCGATCAGAAGCGTCGCGACAAAGGTTGCCAGGACCGGGGCTTCCCGGGAGACCGGCGTGTTGCCCTTCTCAACGGCGTCGTTGATCTTCTTCTCGGTCGGTTCCTCTGTTTTTGAGTCCTTGTCTTCTTCCGACATCGGCCCGCCCGCTTACCCGTCCCGGTGCGAGGTCAACAACAGGCAGGTCCGGTCAGGCAAAATAGGCCCCTTCGTCCTGCTTCGGGTTGAGTTCGATCTCGCCCCGGCCGGCCATTTCCAGGGCCAGGTTGGTGATCGCGCTGCGGGCATCGAGCACGTCGCGCTGCGCCGCCGGTTCTCCGGCCGCCAGCTCGTGCTCTGCGATGCGCCGTGCGCGCGACGTCAGCGATGACAGGATCACTTCCCGGAAGCTGCCGTCGGTGCCCTTGAGCGCCATGACAATCCGGTCCGTCGGGATCTGGTCGAAGATGGCCATGCGCGTGCGGGCATTGAGATTGGTGATGTCGTCGAAAGTGAACAGGAGCCCCTTCAGGAGTTCCGCCGTTTTAGGACGGACTTCGTTCAGGTTGTCCAGCGCGTCCTCCATGTGCTCGCGGTCCATCTTGTTGAGGATGTCGGCCATGCGGGCGTGGCTGTCGGCCTCCAGCGTGCCCGACAGGTTGAGCATGAAATCCTCGTGCATGGTCTTTTCCACGTCGCGCATGATTTCCGGCACCACCGCCTTGATGGAAAGCATGCGGCGGACCAGCGAATTGCGGGTCTCGACATTGATCTGGCCGAGTACCTTGGCCGCCGCGCTCGGCTTGATCTTGGTCAGGATCAGAGCCGCGGTCTGGGGATGCTCCTTGAGCAGGTAATTGGCGAAGACGGTCTCGGAAACCGTTGTGAGCCGGTCCCAGATGGACCGGTTCGAATTGCCGAGCACGTCCGACATGATGTCGGCGAGCTGGTCCTCCGGCAGCACGCCCTCGAGCATCTTTTCCACTTCGTTGGCCGAGCCGTACAGGGTCGTGCCGGTGGAGAACTGTTCGATGAATTCCTCCGCCAGCTTGTCGAGTTCCTCCGACGCCACCGTGCCGAGCTGGGCGGCGGTCACCGTGATCATGCGGATTTCTTCCTGGTCGAAGTGGCTCAACAGCTTTTGCGAACTGGTCTTTCCCAGCGACAGCAGCAGGGCGGCCACGCGCTGTACGCCATTCAGGCGGCGGGCCGGCGGAGCCGGTGGCCTGGCCAGGGAAGCCGCGGTTGCGGCGGCAGCATTGGCGGTGCTCGTCATACTCTCTATACCTTAAGGTGTCTGCCTGATCGGGGACGGCGGGAAGGGGGGGGCAACGGCCCTCGTCACATTTCAAGGGCGCCGTTCTGGCCGCTGATGATTTCGGTCAGCGACACGCCGAAGCGGGAATTGTCGTCCTCCACGACCACCACTTCCCCCCGGGCGATGACCCGGCCGTTGACGACAATGTCGATCGGCTCGCCGACACGGTGGTTGAGCGGAATGACCGCGCCGCGGCCAAGTTTCAGGAGGTTCGAGACAAGCATGGTCGCCGAACCCAGGACCACCTGGATGTTCACCGGGATGCCGAGAATGGTGTCCAGGTTGCGGTCGTCGCCGATGGTTTCCGCACCCTGGTCCTTGTCCGGCGCTTCCACCTTGGCGAAATTGGTGGCGTCGGCAGGTTTTGCTTTCGGGCCGGCTTCGGCATCGACGTGATCTATGATGGTGTCGGACATTACATCTTATCCTTCTGAGACATGGAGACGGTGCGGAACGGGCTTTGCAACGAGTTGTCGATCCGGTGGATCCGCGTCGGGGCCGGTTCCGTCGCCGGTGCGCGATGAATGGTTGCGGGTTTGCGGCCAATGGTGGCCGCCGGCACGGTTTTGGCTGAGACACCGGCAGACCGGTCGGTCACCGTGTCGTCTATGAACAGGTCAAGATCGTCCCGGTCCGGCGCGTGCCGCTTGGGGGCGCCCATCAGGGCGGTGGCGCGCGACAGTTCCTTGAGTTCGGCCTTGAGGACCGACTGCTGGCGCTTGGCTTCACGCGTCAGGCCGTCGATCTCGGCGATCAGGTCGCGCGCATCATCCATGCGGCTGCCCAGCGCGTTGAGCAGTTGGGCGCTCTTGACATTGATTTCCTGGATCGACACCTCGATGCCGTCGAGCGCCAGCGCGGTCTGCTCGAAAATGCGCTGGTAGTCGTCATGATAGTTTCCGAGCCGGCGCAGTTCCCGGTGCATGGTGAGCATCCGGACCGTGGTCGCGACCAGCGCGACCAGCAGGACGCCATCAACGATTGCGGAGATCATCGAACAGATCCTTTTCTTCCTCGTGGATGAGTTCCTCGATCTGCAGCGTGTAGGAGCCGTTCAACTGACCGAGTTGGCAGGTGAAGACCGGCTGTTCGTTGCAGGCGAGCGTGACGGGCGAACGCGCGGTGGCCTGAAGCTCGATCACCTGGCCAACCCTGAGATCGGAGAGTTCTCCCAGGGACATTTCACGTTCTTCCAGAATGGCTTCCAGCTTGACTTCGGTTCGCTGGATCTCGTTATGAAAGTGCTGGGTCCACTGCTTGTCGCGGCCGGACATTTCCCCGGAAAGCACCTGGGAGAGGCGTTGACGCAGCGGGTTGAGGGTCGAGTGCGGCATGACCACGAAGACCTCGCCGCCCCGGCCGATGGCCTGCTGAAGAAGCCGGGCCACGACGGCCGGATTGTTGCGTCGGCCGACGACGGCAAAATCCATCCGGCTTTCGATCCGTTCGATCTTCAGGGTCGTTTCAGCGATCGGCGCAAAGCTCTCCGCGAGTGATTTCGCGGCGACCTCGAACATGGTGCGGGCGATCCGGGTCTCGATGTTGGAGAACGGCCGTTCGTCGTCGATCGGCGGCTCGATGCCGTCGGCACCGAACAACACGTCCACCAGTGTGAAGATGAAGTCCCGGTCGAAGCCGACCAGGACACGTGCGTCCCATTCCGGCGAATAAAGCACGGCGACAAGTGCGTTGGATTCAAACTCGTCAAGCACGTCGCCGATGCGGTTGTTTTCCACGTAGCTCACCGAAATGTAGGACGGCGAGGGGGACTTCTGGCGCATCGCGTCGGCCATCAGGCGGGCCATGCGGTCGAACACAACCGGGAGCATCGGGAGACGGTCGACGGAGATGCCGGCGGCGTCCAACAGGCGGTCGGCGATTTTCGCCCGTTCGGAATTGGAGGCGCTGGAACTGGCGGTCGCTGCTTCGATCATGGCTTAGGCGGCTCCCTGGAGGTCCTGGACAGTGTCCGTGTTGGCGGCGGAGCCGGCGCTCATGGTCTCGTTCTCGACCTCGTCGATGGTCGGCCGGTCGACATCGGAGATGGTCTTGCGGCCGTGTTCCAGCGCGATTTGCGGGTCGGCACCGTTCATGAAGGCAAGCAGGGTCTGTTTGACCACGATGTAGGTCCTCAGGCGGCTTTCCCTGACGGTGCGGATCTTTGCCGCCAGCGGACCGAACAGCGAATAGGAAAAGAAGATCCCGACAAAGGTCCCCACAAGGGCGGCGCCGATCAGGCTGCCGAGAAGTTGCGGCGACTGGTCGATCGCGGCCATTGCCTTGATGACGCCGAGCACGGCGGCGATGATGCCGATGGCCGGCAGCGCGTCGGCAATGCTCGACATGGCGTGAAACGGCTTCATCTGGTCCCGATGGATGGTATGAAGTTCCTCGTCGACAAGTGCCTCGATTTCATGGGCTCTCGCATTGCCGACGATGATCAGCCGGAAATAGTCGCATATGAACGTGGTCAGGTTGGCGTTGCGCAGGACCGAGGGATACTTCTGGAAGATCGGCGAGGTGTTCGGATCCTCGATGTGCGGTTCGACCTGGTTGCGGCCCTTGGCCCGCAATTCACGCATCAGGCCGTAAAGCAGCGCCAGAACGTCGAGATATTCCCGTTTGTCAGGCACGGCGTTGCGCAGGGCATCGGAGACGGCAACCACCGTTCCCTTGATCACTTTCATCGGGTTGGCGACAACAAAGGCACCGATGGCGACGCCCAGGATGATGAGAAGCTCCCATGGCTGCCAGAGAACGGAGACCTTGCCTCCAAGCGCGGCGAAGCCGCCGATAAGGGATGCGCCCGCAATGATCAGGCCGATTAATATTGTCACCGAACAGCTCCCAACTGGTTTGGCATTCAACTCAGACTGGGCAGACGCTAGAGGCCGAGACTTGTCCGAAGCTGACCCGGGAGCGCGGTTGGCCGACGGTATTGTCGTCAGCCTGGCGTAAGCTTTGACCGCAACAGTTCCCCGCAAGCCTGCCCGTAATCCGGGCGCAACGGGAACAAAAGACAATGATCAATACCCTGACGCAGGTTCAGCTGGTCAGAACCAACATGGAGCGCTCGTTGAAGACGGTGGCGGCTGATCCGACCGTCGAGCGGCAGAGCGAGTACTATCTGGAGAACATCCGCAACATTAAGTCGATCGACGAGTTCCTCGCCGACGACCGGATCTTCAATTACGCGATGACGGCCATGGGGCTGGAAGACATGACCTATGCGAAGGCGTTCATGCGCAAGGTTCTGGAAGAAGGCACGGACGATCGCACCGCCTTTGCCAATCAGCTCGCCGACACGAAATACAAGACTTTCGCCGAGACCTTCAATTTCAAGCGTTACGGGGAAACGGCCACGTCCTTTTCGCGCACCCAGGACGGGATCGTCGCCAAATTTCACCGGCAGACCCTGGAGGTTCGCGAGGGGGAGCAGAACCAGGGCGTGCGCCTGGCGCTCTATTTCGAACGCAGGGCGCCTGACATCACGAATGCCTATGATGTCCTGGCCGACCGGGCCCTGGCGGAAGCGGTCTATACCTCGCTCGGCCTGCCGCAGGAATTCGCCATGACCGACATCGACAAGCAGGCGGCCTACCTGGAGGAGCATCTCGACTTCGACATGTTCGGCGATGCTGATTACCTGTCGAAATTCCTGAGCCGCTTTTCCGCGCTGTACGATCTCGCCAATGGTCCGGTGGCGGTGAATTCTCCGGTGCTCAGCCTGTACGGCAACTCCAACGGCATCATTCCAATGGGCGAGGGGCTTCTCGCCAGTATCCAGAAATTTCGCCTGGGAGGCTTTTGATCCATGCAATCCGCTCTCTATGTGGCCCTGTCGGCCCAGGTCGCCCTGTCGAACCGTCTGGAAACGGTCGCCCGCAACGTCGCCAACATGAACACGGCCGGGTACCGGGCCGACGAAGTCAAGTTCGCCGAACTGATTTCGAAGGCCGGCCAGGACCAGGTGAGTTTCGCCACCGGCGGCGAAAAATACATCTCGCGGCAGACAGGCGGTCTCAACAAGACCGACAATCCGTTGGACCTTGCCATCGAGGGGGATGCCTGGTTCGCGATCCGCGACCGGAACGGTGTCATGTCCTATACCCGTGACGGACGGCTGCAAATTGCAGAAGACGGAACCTTGCGGACGCTGACCGGTCAGCAGATCCTTGGCTCGGGCGGTCAGCCGATCTCGCTGGACCCGGAGGCGGGGCCGCCCCTGATCACGCAGTCCGGTGAAATCCGGCAGGACGATTTCGGTGTGATCGGCCAGATCGGCCTGTTCCTGATCCCGAATGATGCGGCACTGACCCGGGCGGAAAACTCCGCGGTCATTCCCGACAAGCCGGTGATCCCGGTGCAGATCTACGATCAGCACGGGATCCGCCAGGGCTATGTCGAAGGGGCGAATATCAATCCCGTCCGGGAAATGACCAAGATGATCATGATTTCGCGCGCCTTTGAAAGCGCGACAAAAATGATCGATACCAGCAATGAAAGCCAGGAAAAGGCCATTCGCGAACTGGGGGCAACCTCATGACCGCCGTGGACCTGACAGCCCCGGTCGGCCGCCCGCTCGACCTTGACGCAGTTGCGAACAGACCGGATGCAGGTTCCCTGCGGCCCGAGCTTCCCAATTCCGACCGCGCCGGGTTCAGCTTCGGCGACTTCATCGATGTCATCAATCCCCTGCAGCATATTCCCGGTGTCGCGGAACTCTACCGCTCCGTGACCAATGACCAGATTTCCGACCAGGCCCGAAAGACCGGCAATGCTCTCTATGGCTTTGCCCTTGGCGGACCGGTCGGTCTGGGCGCCATGCTGGCCTACAATGCCCTTGGCGACCGGTTGGACG carries:
- the flhB gene encoding flagellar biosynthesis protein FlhB → MSEEDKDSKTEEPTEKKINDAVEKGNTPVSREAPVLATFVATLLIGSFVLTAAVRQLIEKLTHLLDISGGVDLGNSADALLLTHVVSVEVLTFLAPIVALLAAAGLTSAFLQNTPRFVLHRIKPDFSKLSLIKGWNRIFGAQGLVEFLKAVFKFSAVSAIVYGQFRANEAELINAMFTDPSALPEVILQISMKLIAGVCIVTILLVTVDILWSRAHWRKNLRMSKQEIKDEHKQMEGDPIVKARQKSLARDRARNRMIAAVPQATLVVANPTHFAVALRYDGDQNPAPTVVAKGQDLIALKIREIAEANDIPVIEDRQLARSLFAATELEKMIPPEFYRAVAEIICYVYSRQSNTSV
- a CDS encoding flagellar motor switch protein FliG — protein: MTSTANAAAATAASLARPPAPPARRLNGVQRVAALLLSLGKTSSQKLLSHFDQEEIRMITVTAAQLGTVASEELDKLAEEFIEQFSTGTTLYGSANEVEKMLEGVLPEDQLADIMSDVLGNSNRSIWDRLTTVSETVFANYLLKEHPQTAALILTKIKPSAAAKVLGQINVETRNSLVRRMLSIKAVVPEIMRDVEKTMHEDFMLNLSGTLEADSHARMADILNKMDREHMEDALDNLNEVRPKTAELLKGLLFTFDDITNLNARTRMAIFDQIPTDRIVMALKGTDGSFREVILSSLTSRARRIAEHELAAGEPAAQRDVLDARSAITNLALEMAGRGEIELNPKQDEGAYFA
- the fliN gene encoding flagellar motor switch protein FliN, with the translated sequence MSDTIIDHVDAEAGPKAKPADATNFAKVEAPDKDQGAETIGDDRNLDTILGIPVNIQVVLGSATMLVSNLLKLGRGAVIPLNHRVGEPIDIVVNGRVIARGEVVVVEDDNSRFGVSLTEIISGQNGALEM
- a CDS encoding flagellar motor switch protein FliM, which gives rise to MIEAATASSSASNSERAKIADRLLDAAGISVDRLPMLPVVFDRMARLMADAMRQKSPSPSYISVSYVENNRIGDVLDEFESNALVAVLYSPEWDARVLVGFDRDFIFTLVDVLFGADGIEPPIDDERPFSNIETRIARTMFEVAAKSLAESFAPIAETTLKIERIESRMDFAVVGRRNNPAVVARLLQQAIGRGGEVFVVMPHSTLNPLRQRLSQVLSGEMSGRDKQWTQHFHNEIQRTEVKLEAILEEREMSLGELSDLRVGQVIELQATARSPVTLACNEQPVFTCQLGQLNGSYTLQIEELIHEEEKDLFDDLRNR
- the motA gene encoding flagellar motor stator protein MotA; translated protein: MTILIGLIIAGASLIGGFAALGGKVSVLWQPWELLIILGVAIGAFVVANPMKVIKGTVVAVSDALRNAVPDKREYLDVLALLYGLMRELRAKGRNQVEPHIEDPNTSPIFQKYPSVLRNANLTTFICDYFRLIIVGNARAHEIEALVDEELHTIHRDQMKPFHAMSSIADALPAIGIIAAVLGVIKAMAAIDQSPQLLGSLIGAALVGTFVGIFFSYSLFGPLAAKIRTVRESRLRTYIVVKQTLLAFMNGADPQIALEHGRKTISDVDRPTIDEVENETMSAGSAANTDTVQDLQGAA
- a CDS encoding DUF1217 domain-containing protein codes for the protein MINTLTQVQLVRTNMERSLKTVAADPTVERQSEYYLENIRNIKSIDEFLADDRIFNYAMTAMGLEDMTYAKAFMRKVLEEGTDDRTAFANQLADTKYKTFAETFNFKRYGETATSFSRTQDGIVAKFHRQTLEVREGEQNQGVRLALYFERRAPDITNAYDVLADRALAEAVYTSLGLPQEFAMTDIDKQAAYLEEHLDFDMFGDADYLSKFLSRFSALYDLANGPVAVNSPVLSLYGNSNGIIPMGEGLLASIQKFRLGGF
- the flgF gene encoding flagellar basal-body rod protein FlgF, encoding MQSALYVALSAQVALSNRLETVARNVANMNTAGYRADEVKFAELISKAGQDQVSFATGGEKYISRQTGGLNKTDNPLDLAIEGDAWFAIRDRNGVMSYTRDGRLQIAEDGTLRTLTGQQILGSGGQPISLDPEAGPPLITQSGEIRQDDFGVIGQIGLFLIPNDAALTRAENSAVIPDKPVIPVQIYDQHGIRQGYVEGANINPVREMTKMIMISRAFESATKMIDTSNESQEKAIRELGATS